In bacterium, a single genomic region encodes these proteins:
- a CDS encoding peptidylprolyl isomerase: protein MEEIGVIETKFGKMTIRFFPQDAPGHVENFKKLAKGRFYNETTFHRVIPGFMIQGGDPNSKDDDRTNDGMGGPGYTIKAEFNSLSHKRGIVSMARSAHPDSAGSQFFICVAPATFLDGQYTVFGEVINGMDVADKIVNVPRDSNDNPIEKIPMTVSIISVSVQP from the coding sequence ATGGAAGAAATAGGGGTTATTGAGACTAAGTTTGGTAAAATGACTATCAGATTTTTCCCGCAAGATGCACCAGGTCATGTAGAAAACTTTAAAAAATTGGCTAAAGGAAGGTTTTACAATGAAACAACATTTCATCGGGTCATACCAGGGTTTATGATTCAAGGCGGAGACCCAAATAGTAAAGATGATGACCGAACTAATGATGGTATGGGTGGACCAGGTTATACAATTAAGGCAGAATTTAATAGCCTATCTCACAAAAGAGGTATCGTTTCTATGGCACGCAGTGCTCATCCGGATAGTGCCGGGTCTCAATTCTTTATCTGTGTTGCCCCAGCGACTTTCTTAGATGGACAATATACAGTATTTGGAGAGGTAATAAATGGGATGGATGTTGCGGATAAGATTGTCAATGTCCCACGGGATAGCAATGATAACCCAATAGAAAAAATACCAATGACCGTATCGATTATCAGTGTAAGCGTTCAGCCATAG